Part of the Zea mays cultivar B73 chromosome 4, Zm-B73-REFERENCE-NAM-5.0, whole genome shotgun sequence genome is shown below.
atgtaggtctacatagtgtaggaacataccacaaaaagtttggtggcaaaaaaaatgctttgccgagtgtccacaaaaggcactcggtaaagaccctctttgtcgagtgctagatatttgacactcggtaaagaatctgctttgccgagtgtcggctttcggccctcggcaaaggctgacggtcgtcagctgtagacggcccactagtacaaaaaggctcaaagcctgcggggacgatatatttttacaggcggattcggttatccaccgactgtgttatttctagtggcggttccttaagaaaaccgccactagaaatcgtatttctactagcggttccttaagaaaaccgccaatagaattccatgatttgtagtggcggttttcttaaggaaccgccactagaaatacgatttctagtggcggttttcttaaggaaccgccactagaaatcatttttatccttaatttttcgagtttttcaaacggcctcgtatgacaaaaccaccaaaataaaagttgtagatctctaaaagttatgaaactttgtagttgacaacttttttatttgaactcatttcggttctcaaaaattgaatctaagtatgtcaaatttaaaattcaaattttgcaaactacctcggatgaaaaagtgtcaaaataaaagttgtagaacttcaaaaattatttatctttgtagttgacaacttttttatttgaattcgtttagggtctcaaataagcaatttacactcaaatggttgtaatatgtggagaaaacaactacaaactagacacaagacatgtcatagacggagtggtaggggagggtacgcgcgagggtgaagtcgacggttcgaatactaacaaccgcgtagcgcgcgaattttgcgcgaaaaatgccgcgacttgTGGGTGGGCTGAGGCCCccctaataaaaataaattttttaactatttctaaaatatgttttatgtttcctggaaacgatttgcactggcggttttattacgtcgaccgccagtgaaaatcgattttcactggcggttttattacgccgaccgccagtgaaaatcgattttcactggcggtcctcagttacccgcctgtaaaaatgatgatttctactggcccctagcactggcggttacgaaaaacgccactataaataggtttacaaccgccactatagaacttctctgtactagtggccgctaacggccctttgccgagcgccatctttgccgagtgtttgccgctcgacaaagcagtctttgccgagtgtttctcTGTGCCGAGTGTCCGCACTTGGTAAacaagctctttaccgagcgcaggactttgccgagtgtttgccgctcgacaaagcagtctttgccgagtgtttctctgtgccgagtgtccgcactcggtaaacaagctctttaccgagcgcaggactttgccgagtgcggctctcggtaaagtcttctttgtcgagtgctcgataaatagcactcgacaaagagcctgacactcgacaaagacccggattccggtagtgtatgaAGTGACTCAGAAATTTATTCAATCACATGTTGTGAGGGTTGAGAATTCAATCATGCAATTATAATTTATTTCATAATTTGGTATTAAGATATTGATTATGTCTCTTAAAAAGTCATATAAACCATGAATATGacttttcatctatttatatTATGATTTATGAATATCTTTAACTTACTTTCTAAATTTAAAACTTATTAATTATGTTTTTAACTTAGCCTTCAAAATTAAAATTtattgtgtaatttgatgtaaaaaTATTACAAAATTGTTAAATGGTTTGAACGAATATATATATAAAAATTTTAGATGACATATCCTATAGTGAAATTCTAGATCCGCCaacgtccacaatcacccatgttCATGTAGTTCCATTCCTGTCTAGATATGAATTTGAGGCGGGGTCCTAACTACGAAATTTCCGCCTCTAACGTAAATTTATTAAACTTTGAATTAGCTATATATATTCTTTTTAATATTTTTTCATTTGATTACATTTCTTGAATTATTAAAAATCGTGTTTCGCTGTGCATCGAGTCTGTAAAAAGAGTTGAAATAGCGCTGATAGTCTGTAAAAAGAGTTGAAATAGCGCTGATATGACTGTAGACTGACGGTATAGGCTGTACACCGGAAAGTTATGGTAAATAAAGACCGATAATTTCTTTGCTAACTTGCTCAGCCAATACTTACGTTAATTACAATGTCCGTGTCAATGGTGAGTGAATTCAGGCaggaaacatttgcaaattcaTTATTATTggaagggctagtttggaaactctttTTTTCTAAAATTGGTGGAAATTAAAGAAAAAATAAAGCAATTTTCTCTAtatttcctttaaccccgaagaGAATTTGAGATCTCAAAATGAGAACAAAATCTGTGCTTGACTTGGCACATATATAGACATTCATCCAACGAGAAAAATAGACCCAAAGATTATTTAGTAGTAACTGCCAGCATGCCTTTTTATTATTATCCATTCAATCGATGAAAAACACACATTTGCGTGACATTACATTTGGAGTTCCATCGACGGTATATTTGGAAAAAAAACAATTAGCTTAGAAAATGCCAGATTAATAGGAATACAATATATAGTTCCGTCCATATCAGATGGTTATCGCATGCGTGGCCAGCCGGTGACGACGTACGTATAGACTCGCTCAGCGCCTGAGCTGAACGCCACGTCACCCCGGCGCATGcatacatgcatgcatgcatggttcATTCATTTCAAGGGGCTTCGCTTCAAGAAGGAGGAGGGGTGCAGGACCTCTTGCAGTTCTCGCTGAGGCGCGGGTTCTTCTCCTTGGCGCAGGTGACGCTGCAGGCCTTGGTGACCTCGGCCGCCTTCACCACGTACGCCTTGTCGCACTCCTCCTGGCAGACCTTCATGGCCGGCGCCGTGATGCCCTTCTGCTCGGTGCACTTGCCCTTGCACTGGATCCTGCCGTACAGCACCAGGTTGGACTGCTGGGAGAGAGCGCAGGACTCCTTGCACACGACCAGGTCCGTCCCCTTCTTGCCCTCGCACAGCGTCGAGCAGAAGTCGTCCTGGATCTTCTTCGCCTCCGCCGCCTCGCCGCTCTCCGCCGCTCTCTTCTTCTTTGCCTCCGCTACCTGTGGGGCGGTGGCCGCCACTAGCGCGAGGGCTAGCACCAAGAGCGCGGCCGATGATGCCATGCTGCGGCTCTTCATTATTTTCGCGAGCTGGCTGTTGTTGagcttggtggtggtggtggaggagatgACTGCAGGTTTGCTTGTTGGATTGACATGGTTGCTGTTGGTTGTTGTATATATAGTGTAGGACACATCGGAAAAGGGAGATCGGTAGATGAAAGTGTGTGGCCATGCGAGTTTCCCTCCCTACCTCTACCTCCTCTTTTGGTTCTAGTTAATTGCATGCACAAATATGTGGTTGCCATGGTACTATATTGGTATTAGGCATGCATGCACGCGTCTGAACATTTTTAGAAGTGGTTATACTCATTTTGCATTCACTCTCAGGGGAAGATATTTAATTTGTGTGTTGTTGAGAAGAGCAGTAAAAAAAGAGGTTCTTTTATTGGTTTTTCTATTACAGAGTCTGTTTTAGTTGGTCTTCCAATTCACATTTCTTTAAAAAccacaaacgggaaagagtataagaaagaaaacaaccgtggtattcaagtggatcattggatcacttgaaaggggttgagtgcaaccctcgtccattgggacgccacaacgtggagtaggcaagtgttatacttggccgaaccacgggataaatcaccgtgtctcttgtgctcgttttctttgtgactattgtgtttcacaagaggtcggtccttagccacttgattctattgtgctaacacttaatcaagttttgtggctacaagtatttaactatgcacaagatcacctattcacccccctctaggtgctctccctactctacaggtatgaactacctccacaccagtagggTCGCGCGGTAGCTAGCTCTGAGCGGCTcaccagcggaggcgaccacctcagcaccgacagcagcgaccacctctgcaccgacggcTCGCCAGCGGCGACGACTACCTcggctccgagcggctcgccagcagaggcaaccacctctgcaacggGCAGCCTCATCAGCGGTGGTGACCACCTCTACTCCGAGCACCAACGGCTCGCCAGCGACAGCGGCCACCTTCACCCTGGTGGCTTGCTAGCAACGACGGCCATCACAGTGCGCACGAAGAGGTCCTTGCtcccgtcctcctacgggggtgaGGACAATACCATCCAAGAATGAGGTCGCCACCtccacggcgtacgacgtcttgtacgaccccccggACGGCGTCGGAACagtgcggccggcggcgtgggggACGCCACGGATGTGGCagacctgcgcacggcgcgactgtcgcccgtgcggtggacggacagccacgccccgATCAGCGGTGGGAGACAACATcggaggcggcaccaaagccatCAAAGTCAAAGAGATGGATCCGCAGCATGGCTCGCTTCCCACCCCAAGACACTGGGGGCGCGTGGGATGGAGCCGTGGCTCAGCCCGCTGCCCACCTCCATGAGGCTAGTAATCATCCttccccccgaatgctggaggaagaagcgggaaagTGCATCGCCTCCACGGACATCCCGCGGAAGTAGGTGACGATGGCCGCCTGAAGAATGAAACAGGACACTGCGGGTAGAGCCCGGGGGCCAGGCCCCTCCAGTAGCTGCACGAAGAAATATGGGATCGACGGGACCGACCCGCTGGGAGTTTGGAAACAAAGAACACAAACTCTTCGGTGGAAAGGTCGCCGAAAGGAGAGACCCCTGCACAAGTCCTCCTGGCAAATACCGGCACATTCCATCCAATCAGGCGGTATACCATTTCGAGCACTCACTCAGTCTGGGCACGCTCGGGAGGAAGTCACAAGGCCATGGTAAACTATGGCGACACAAAGCAGGaaccttgaaggcaaaggggcaCAGAGAGCTCGAAGATGAAAGAGCACCACAAGTGGGAAAGAAGTAAGACATGGCTGCTACTCGAAGGgtgaacccctttttaaaggcagatttccccgCTCGCGCCCCGAAGCGTCACAGGCAAGGTCTCCCCCGATGCGCACCAGGGTTCCCATCCTATGACATGAGGgtcaggccccacatgtcatacaagctgacccgaagcgcgaagaaggcgaatcgtcgcacagggagcgtgcaaccgccccgcggttatacgCCCTTCCATCTTCGCCGCAACCAGCAGTCAAAAAGGCGAACCGCTGCACAGGGAGTGTgcaaccgccctgcggttatTCGCCCTTCCATCTTCACCATAACCAGCGGTCAAGGAGGCGAAACGCTGCACAaagagcatgcaaccgccccgcggttatgtgCCCACTCGGCTTCGACCGATggtccaacctctggcatgggggcccaggcccacatgacaTGCACTCGGCGCACCAGTTTCTGGGTGCAGAAAagtcgcaccgccactcgcgccaataccgcgcctcctcgaggcCGTCGCAGAAGGCTGAGAAGATAAATTTTCAaatccaattgatagtcgcctagaggggggtgaatagggcgaaactgaaatttacaaatataaacacaactacaagccgggttagcgttagaaataaaaacaagtccgcgagagagggtgcaaaacaaatctcgagcaaataaggagtgtgacacaaggatttgttttaccgaggttcggttctcgcaaacctactcccctgaggtggtcacaaagaccaggtctctttcaaccctttccctctctcaaacagtccctcggaccgagtgagcttctcttctcaaatcacttgggaatcaagcttcccgcaaggaccaccacacaattggtgtctcttgcctcaattacaagtgagtatgatctcaagaaagaatgcgaaagaaaagaggtgatccaaacgcaagagctcaaatgaacactacaaatcactctctctagtcactaaagctttgtgtggagttgggagaggatttgatctctttggtgtgctttgcaatgaatgctagctcttgtatagtggttggaagctggaaaacttggatgcaatgaatggtggggtggttggggtatttatagccccaaccaccaaactagccgtttggtggggctgactgtcgtatggtgcaccggatagtccggtgtacaccggacatgtccggtgcgccagccacgtcaccaaacccgttgggattcgaccgttggagctctgacttctgggcccgccttgatgtccggtggcgcaccggacatgcactgtagcgtgtccggtgcgccagtatgggcacacctgacttctgcgcgcgttggcgcgcaataaatgctgttgcaggtgaccgttggcgcgaagtagtcgttgccccgcagttacaccggatagtccggtgtacaccggacatgtccggtgaattatagcggagcagccgctctggtttcccgaagctggcaagttcctgaggccgctcttccttggagcaccggacactgtccggtgtacaccggacagtccggtgaattttagcggagtcgcctctggcattccccgaaggtgacgagtttgagttggagtcctctggtgcaccggacactgtccggtggtgcaccggacagtccggtggtgcaccggacagtccggtgcctcacaccagaggtgccttcggttgtccctttgctcccttgttgaacccaatacttggtcattttattggctgagtgtgaaccttttacacctgtataatctatacactagggcaaactagttagtccaattatttgtgctgggcaattcaaccaccaaaatcaattaggaaaataggtgtaagcctaattccctttcaatctccccctttttggtgattgatgccaacacaaaccaaagcaagtatagaaatgcataattgaactagtttgcataatgtaagtgcaaagattgcttggaattgagccaatataaatacttacaagatatgcatggattgtttcttcgtttttaacattttggaccacgtttgcaccacatgttttgtttttgcaaaatcttttgtaaatccttttcaaagttcttttgcaaatagtcaaaggtaaatgaataagattttgcaaagcattttcaagatttgaaattttctccccctgtttcaaatgctttgactaaacaaaactccccctaaatgagatcctcctcttagtattcaaaagggttttga
Proteins encoded:
- the LOC100276549 gene encoding uncharacterized protein LOC100276549 precursor, whose product is MKSRSMASSAALLVLALALVAATAPQVAEAKKKRAAESGEAAEAKKIQDDFCSTLCEGKKGTDLVVCKESCALSQQSNLVLYGRIQCKGKCTEQKGITAPAMKVCQEECDKAYVVKAAEVTKACSVTCAKEKNPRLSENCKRSCTPPPS